Proteins found in one Salvia splendens isolate huo1 chromosome 10, SspV2, whole genome shotgun sequence genomic segment:
- the LOC121750489 gene encoding protein MIS12 homolog isoform X2 gives MEEGSSSEAIFESLNLSPRLFINEILNVVDDLLDEAFEFFLQEASARLKTEGTDRAAELSKGVSYIRDLIQLTLDQRLQKWEEYCLRFCFSVPEGFLLPEADSHGDDLVDLDALTDTNLDAQLNSLRDRVSSVGKESAELERELRALEMQSLSSNLTSGSIDEALHLYKEHDSTHMFQELTTVASEFRSRLGNLKRKMAEETQHHRADKLKVNHDYVLGLPRSKGFFGAADLKELEEYLDEIKAP, from the exons ATGGAAGAAGGTAGCAGCAGCGAAGCCATATTCGAATCACTAAATCTAAGTCCGCGCCTCTTCATCAATGAAATTCTCAATGTTGTCGACGATCTGCTCGACGAGGCCTTCGAATTCTTCCTCCA AGAGGCTTCTGCGCGGTTGAAAACGGAGGGCACCGACAGAGCCGCGGAACTGAGCAAG GGCGTGTCGTACATTCGGGATTTGATTCAATTGACTCTCGACCAGCGATTGCAGAAGTGGGAAGAGTATTGCCTTCGGTTTTGTTTCAGCGTTCCTGAAGGCTTTCTGCTTCCCGAAGCT GACTCACATGGAGATGATTTAGTGGACCTTGATGCTCTCACTGACACAAACCTGGATGCACAGTTAAATTCCTTGCGTGACAGAGTTTCTTCG GTAGGAAAAGAATCTGCTGAGCTTGAACGAGAACTCCGAGCCTTGGAGATGCAGTCCTTGTCAAGCAATCTGACTTCTGGGTCTATTGATGAAGCGCTGCATTTGTACAAGGAACATGATTCCACCCATATGTTTCAAG AGCTGACGACTGTGGCATCAGAATTCCGCTCAAGATTGGGCAATCTGAAGAGGAAAATGGCTGAGGAAACCCAGCACCATAGAGCAGACAAGCTGAAAGTAAACCATGATTATGTCCTTGGATTACCTCGTAGCAAAG GTTTTTTTGGTGCTGCAGACCTCAAAGAACTTGAGGAGTATTTGGATGAGATAAAGGCGCCGTAG
- the LOC121750489 gene encoding protein MIS12 homolog isoform X1, which yields MEEGSSSEAIFESLNLSPRLFINEILNVVDDLLDEAFEFFLQEASARLKTEGTDRAAELSKGVSYIRDLIQLTLDQRLQKWEEYCLRFCFSVPEGFLLPEAKDSHGDDLVDLDALTDTNLDAQLNSLRDRVSSVGKESAELERELRALEMQSLSSNLTSGSIDEALHLYKEHDSTHMFQELTTVASEFRSRLGNLKRKMAEETQHHRADKLKVNHDYVLGLPRSKGFFGAADLKELEEYLDEIKAP from the exons ATGGAAGAAGGTAGCAGCAGCGAAGCCATATTCGAATCACTAAATCTAAGTCCGCGCCTCTTCATCAATGAAATTCTCAATGTTGTCGACGATCTGCTCGACGAGGCCTTCGAATTCTTCCTCCA AGAGGCTTCTGCGCGGTTGAAAACGGAGGGCACCGACAGAGCCGCGGAACTGAGCAAG GGCGTGTCGTACATTCGGGATTTGATTCAATTGACTCTCGACCAGCGATTGCAGAAGTGGGAAGAGTATTGCCTTCGGTTTTGTTTCAGCGTTCCTGAAGGCTTTCTGCTTCCCGAAGCT AAGGACTCACATGGAGATGATTTAGTGGACCTTGATGCTCTCACTGACACAAACCTGGATGCACAGTTAAATTCCTTGCGTGACAGAGTTTCTTCG GTAGGAAAAGAATCTGCTGAGCTTGAACGAGAACTCCGAGCCTTGGAGATGCAGTCCTTGTCAAGCAATCTGACTTCTGGGTCTATTGATGAAGCGCTGCATTTGTACAAGGAACATGATTCCACCCATATGTTTCAAG AGCTGACGACTGTGGCATCAGAATTCCGCTCAAGATTGGGCAATCTGAAGAGGAAAATGGCTGAGGAAACCCAGCACCATAGAGCAGACAAGCTGAAAGTAAACCATGATTATGTCCTTGGATTACCTCGTAGCAAAG GTTTTTTTGGTGCTGCAGACCTCAAAGAACTTGAGGAGTATTTGGATGAGATAAAGGCGCCGTAG